CATAGGGTTGAAGACCAATGGTTTTCATAATGATCATTATTGGCCTGAATTATCCACTCCCTCCTTTATCTTACGTTTTAGTATTAGAATTGAAAACATTTCTTAAAGCACAGTCACCAGATTAAcaatttcaataatattcatGTCTCAAGTAATGATAGCTTTGATAACCTATAATGCAACATATTTTCAGATTAAGTATAAAATACTGTTTGTTTCTAGTTATTCATGTATTACAAAATAATTTTCCTTGTTTTTTCAGTGGTGCATATGTTAAGAGCATTTGTGAGTGTGGCCAGACCTTGGCTTGACGATCACGGCGGGACAGTTTAAGCCAACTGTGTGCAGAGTTACTATTTATCTACAGAGAGAAATGTCTGGAGATACCTGCTTAACATCACTATACCCATCTTCTGGAGCCAAACCCAAAGCCCTCAGCTTTAAAGGAGGAAGCATGGGGAACAAATATGTCCGATTAAATGTTGGAGGCTCCTTGTACTATACCACTGTTCAGATTTTAACCAGACATGATACTATGCTAAAGGCAATGTTTAGTGGAAGAATGGAAGTGCTTACTGACAAAGAAGGTGAATATAATCTAACCACAAGTACCAGAAGTAACCAGAAAACCAATTTTAGGTTTTCAGAGTTGTGATGCATATATTGATGTGTATTAATATACTGAAATCATTCCTCACATTTACCACAGTTTGGCAGGACTTGATGTTCCGCAAATAAAAGTTCTTTAGAAATAATTAAAATTGGAGATACAAGCAAGACCAGTTAACACTAATAACAACATGAATGCTGACCATCAATTTTACCCTTGGGAGTTCAGATAAAGCTGTGGCGCTCAACTTTCCAAAGCAAATTGTATTGTATAATGTCTAATTATGATGTCCCCACTACCAGCTAATTACCTTAAACTCAGCAAATAGAGAGGCTGTCACTTGGCTTCAGGGATTCACATTCATTAAAtaaacagattttatttttgaaactgtaaacttgatttatttttggaattGTGCAATGTGTAGGTGTGATAAAAATCATGTCTAAAGTTGGGTCTCCGTAAACACAGCAAAATAAACAGTTAAATTTACATACCTGTATTTTAATAATTATACATTTTCAAGATATGTTTTAAATTAGTACCACGTAGTTCTAATTGGATCATTTTCCTGAGATTTTGATTCAGGAAAAATTACACTTTGGTAAACTGTTACTGCAAGCGAGAAAGGTTAGTGtgaaatcattaatgtatagtaTGTACACGTACTAATTTATATCTATTACAAGTCTACCAGGTATTGTTGCATTGTCTAGTTGTCGTTTACTATTTTTGTACATTTAACATTTGAATGTTGTAATGCAGATGATAAATTCTTGAAGTCTGTATTGCATACAAAATAACTTCTCTGCGATGAGTGTGGGAACAAAAGGCTATTTTGTTAAATTGAGAAAATCGTTCAAGACCTAGTTTCACAGTGTAGCATACTGCCAGGTATGGAGAGAAGATGAACCAAATTACATTTAGCTGATGCCAACCTTGGATGCGAAATGCTTAGAGATTCATGGATGCAGAGAAGACTGTGTGAGCACATTTTGAGATCTTATGATACACCAGAATACAAAATGGCTTTGAACTTGCTGCATCCAGTTTTGTGACCTAATCtggtaattttccattttttcctACAAGAAAATTATATATAAACTCAAACGTTCAACATCATTTTGAAATGACATTCCTTCGTGATCTTCTTGAAGGAGGTCTGGTTTCGTCAGGTGATACGACAAGTTTATTtgtaaattattggaaaaaaatgttaaatgtcTCCAATTTTAATCCTGATTTCTTTGGATTATAATATTATTTAATGTTTCAGAGAATGCCTCTTTCTCTGTACATTTTCaatgctttcattttaaaaaccaGATCTGATCCAGTTTTCTTTTAATACAAATTATTTATTACAGTGTTAACGAGCTAGCAAAGTTCTCATGGGCTTTGTGGTGCAAAAGTAACTTCTATTAAAGTGCTTCTTAAAGATGCATCTTATTATGTTTAATGTGATGAGACAATAACTTAATTGTACACATTTTACAGTTTAATTGTCACTACAGTGCATATCTCTTAAATTCCTGTCTTGGTCCATCACTATCAATTCGATTGAAAGAAAGCGACACGACAGATATTGAAGGGACATGGTTTTGTTGAAAATAAATCTCTAACCAATGTGCAGTTTTAGGTTGTATCTAATGAAATCATAGTGTATATGTTTGACATGGCAACTAAATCACTGGACCAAATTAGTGTAACTCAATGTCTGAACTAGTTGAATTTTTAGGTAATTTTCAATGAAATTCCATATGGAATGCTTGTGGGATTAGAATTATAGAATATGGTATATTAaccaacaaaaacaaatcagacATGGAAGAGTATGCCGGGGATGAGgagtggggagagaaagagagacagacggTGACTAATGGAATTCATATGAATCTATTCTTGGTTGCCTTATGATTCACACATCAGcaaacaaaacaaaggagctcACTTTATGGTGTTAAAAGATTTGACGAGGTAATAAGTGAGAGAGTGATGGCATTTATTGAACTCTGAACCACTTAAGAACAACAAACAGGTTTTAATGTAGATAATGTATCACTTTGCATATTGGAATAGGAAATGTGACAAGGCGCCCTTTAGCTAAAGTGAAAATGAATTTGGCTGAGCTGTATCTCTCAAATAGAAGCAGTTGTACATTCAAATAGCACAGTTCTTTGCTGAATAAATTGGGCTTATACTCtttagagttgaggagaatgagaggtgatctcatcgaAACATAATTTATTCTGAAGGGGCTCTTCAGGGTAGACATGAGGTtcttctctcctcctcctccaccccacccccactaaaCTGCAGTGTCGCGAGCACAGGAACAATCTCAGGATAATGAGCTGATCATTTTGGACCGAGAAGAGAGCtttcttcactctgagagttCTAAATCTTTGGGATTGTCTATCCCAGAGCATTGTAGATATCAGAAAGAATTGAAGAACATAGAGAGCAAACAGGAAGGAGGAATTGAGGAATAAGGATTGGCCAGGATTGTGTTGAATGGCAAAGATGTCTTAAGGAGCCATATGTCTACTACTACTAATTTTTACATTCTCATATCTGGCATGCAGCAGTTATTGTTGTTTGAGAGAGAATTGTTGGCTGTGGTATAGAAGAGATATTTGCTCCTCTCTGAATAATTCTAGATTATCTTTTGATCTTCATCAGAACCATTGAGACCTCAATTCAATGGTTGACCCTAAGGGTGGTACATCTGGTCTTTTGAAGGACTTCCTCATTTTTGTATTGAACTGTCTTCCTGGTTCTGTCCTGAAATTCTGGAATATGGATTAACCTATAAGCTTCATATGTAAGATTACTGTCAACTGAGTCAGGTTGACTCCGTGATGGGTAGAATATAATTTAATAATACCAAGGCATCATCTTGAAGCTAAAGAAATTTGCATAACATGTTTCTAAAATTCAGTATGCTCAAGATTTACTCATTGTTAAGGGATCGGAAGAAACCTTGGTGAGCTTTCTTGTAGAAATtaataatgtgtttttttttaaaacttcattcattggatgtggggaTTACTGGCTTGGCTGGCACATTTTGCCCATGCTtatttacccttgagaaagtgatgctaagttgccccattgAACCACTGTATTGCAACTGATATAGGTAGACTGACTGCTTcaggggagttccaggattttgacccaggaatactgaaggaaaagtgctacatctccaagtcaggatgctgagtgctTTGGAGGGGAGATTTGCACCTTCTGGTATTTCCtatgtacctgctgctcttgcCTTCAATATTGTACTGTTCttagatttgaaaggtgctgtataagggCCTCAGAACTTCTGCAgcccatcttgtagatagtaacaGCCACATGTACTATGTGCATTTGTGAATGTGCTGCCAAACAAGCAGACTGTATTGTCCTGGGTGTTGTCAACTTCGGATGTGTTAtgggagctgcattcatccaggcaagtggggagtatgtGAAAGTAAACAGATTTTGCATGGAGGGGTTTGAAGACTCAAATAGTCTTTTTAACCACAGAATCTTGTGTTAATTTAAGTAATTTAGAGGGGGTACAGAATTTGATTCTGCATGGTGTGTAATCTTGCCTTGAATCACACCCCTCTACAATGGAATATTTGCTGTTTTTCCAAGCAGGTTGGATTCTTATTGACCGTTGTGGCAAACATTTTGGCACAGTTTTGAATTATCTGAGGGATGACTCGATTATTCTTCCAAAGAGTAGACGGGAAATTAAAGAACTGTTGGCAGAGGCTAAATATTATCTCATTCAGGGCCTGGTGGATATGTGTCAGACTGCATTGCAGGTAATTTGCAGCAGATACACTCTCTTTAGCACAACATATTAGTTTTTCCAAAGTTTTTTCAGTTGTGAAAGATAGGTGTAAAGTGTATTACTAGAGCATTGCTGTATTAGTAAACATCCTGTTGTCTCAGTCTTCATTAACATACTCTCTAATGGCAGCACAAGCATTAAACCCAAAGTAAAAGTTGTACCTTGAATAGTCCTCTGACAGAAAATCTAATTCTGCCAAACTATACCTTCAAAAGCCATGAGTACATGATCTGCATTAGTACATTATCAGCTCCACACCCACCCCAGCCCACCCCAGCCTTAACCTTCCTATGAATAATGAATGTTATCTTTCCtatgataaggagaccaaagctgcgcACAGTACTGCAGGTGTAGTCCAACCAATCATCTGTACTTTCGAAGCAAAGTTTTCTGTTAGATTCTGACAGATTAGCCTCTGTCCTCAAATTGCCTTTTGATAAAGGCTAGCACTTCATTATTTTTCCTAATAGCTTGTTGCATTTACACATTAGCCATCAGTGACTTACTGACgacacccaagtctctttgcacatcTACTctttccaatctctcaccattttaaAGAGTAGAATCatacccttcagttcaaccagttcACGCTTTACATGTTCCCTAACTAAACTAGTttcacctgcctgcgcttgacctatgtccctccaaacctttcttactcGTGAAATAGTCTGCACCTCTGTTCTTCCTATAAAAGTGTATAATGTTTCATTTTTCGCATTACGTTCcatctgctatgttcttgccctAACATTAAAACTGTCCAAATCGTTCTGAAAATATTTTagctttgtaccatctgcaaatttgaaaatattgtgtCACAGCCACATCATGGATATGGGTGAACAGCTGAGACCCAAGTACTGACCCTTGCCAGATTCTGCTAGTTACAGTCTGCCAACAAGACAATGACCTGTTTATTCTTAAAATTTTCTGTCTGTTAGTCAATCTTTGATCTATGTTACTACAATATCTCTAGTACtatgtgttttaattttgttaaccAAGTTTTTGTGGCGGACCTTataaaaagctttctgaaaatctaaatgtaCAACATCCATTGACTGcactttatcaattttgttagcaACATAGTCAGAAAAATTAAGCTGGTTAAATACTGTTTTCTATTGGCCAATCAATTTTGACCATGCCCAAATAGacgatttttaaaattcaacatcCTTTATGATAGATTCTAGTATTTTCTGTACTAATGACGCAAGGCTGACTGGTTCCATTTTATCCctttctcctttcttaaatagtgaggtGATATTTGCAAGCTTCCACTCTGCAGGGATCATTCTAGAATCTGGAATACAGTTACCAGTGCATCGACATTCTGTAGTTACTTTTGTCAATGCTCTGGACTGTACACTATCAAATTCTGAGGCTTTGTCAACTGTCAGCCCATTAACTCCAGTACAGCTTTCTTACTAGTACTAATTTCCTTCAGCTCCTCATTCTCCCTAGTCACTTAGATCTCTAATCCTTTATTCTTCCTGTATTTTCCTCACTGAAAACACATACGGAGCAGTGATTCAGCCCCTCTGCCCACTTCTTTATTCCCCAGTAAAAATTCAGCAAATTCTGCTTTAGTGGACCCATATTCATCTTAGccaaacatttttgtttttatgtatCTGCAGAAGCTTTTATAATCCTTTTTTTGGCATTTATATTCAATTCTTCATATCCTTATCAGTTTCTTAATTCTTGAATTTCCATAATTTTTATatcatttttctttgcttctaaAGTACAATTGTGTGAAGAATGATATGATTGCTTTCATTCACTGGTGACCTCTTTCATCCTCTGTATTTgtaatttgatttctttttaggAAAAGAATGAATGCTGTGAAGTTGCATGCACAATTCCCATGATCACCTCTCCTAAAGAGGAAGAACGACTAATTGAAACGTGTGCAAAGGTCACaacatttttgtgttttttttgtaatggaagattttttttttagatttgccACTAATTCTCCATATCACTTAATAAAAGCTAACTGCCTTCATTCTTTACCAACAGCCTGTTGTGAAGCTGCTACATAACAGAAGCAACAACAAATATTCCTATACTAGGTACGATAATTTGCATTGGGCTACACCTTGTTGATGTATGTAACCTTACCAGCTTTTGGagacttattaaaaaaaattattgcttTGAATCATATCCATCTCACATACAGTACAATTTTCGAGATGCTTAATGAAAGGTTGGGCAAGATCATTGGGGAGCAGGTGGAACCAGTGAGATTCTTTGTCAGGCGTAAGGTTTAATCTGCTCATTGTGAACTACATTGTTTGAAAAGATTAAGTTCTAATAATTTAGAAAGGGAGCTTAACAGTAGGCAGTTACCTCACAGTTTCTCTAGTACCTGACTTTCCAATGACTACTAGTGATATGCTTCACCAATCCGTTTAAGCCACATAACAATGAGTTTTGATGTTTGGTTCCAGAGCTAGATATTTGGTCATTGTCCTCCAGTGTGCACACAATTATTAGAAAAAGAGTGAACTT
The Chiloscyllium plagiosum isolate BGI_BamShark_2017 chromosome 28, ASM401019v2, whole genome shotgun sequence DNA segment above includes these coding regions:
- the LOC122563952 gene encoding BTB/POZ domain-containing adapter for CUL3-mediated RhoA degradation protein 2 isoform X1 — encoded protein: MSGDTCLTSLYPSSGAKPKALSFKGGSMGNKYVRLNVGGSLYYTTVQILTRHDTMLKAMFSGRMEVLTDKEGWILIDRCGKHFGTVLNYLRDDSIILPKSRREIKELLAEAKYYLIQGLVDMCQTALQEKNECCEVACTIPMITSPKEEERLIETCAKPVVKLLHNRSNNKYSYTSNSDDNLLKNIELFDKLSLRFNGRVLFMKDVLGDEICCWSFYGQGRKLAEVCCTSIVYATEKKQTKVEFPEARIYEETLNVLLYETPRVPDNLLLEATSRTSGQGSHSEDEEALEVRDRVRRIHVKRYSSYDDRPLGHQATYRD